Proteins encoded together in one Neobacillus sp. FSL H8-0543 window:
- a CDS encoding sugar ABC transporter substrate-binding protein — protein MKKKLIALILVLVLIVTACAPGTSQNQSTSGSGSGDSKEDVKEINVIARSGTYYNNLSKVAPEFEKETGIKVNLQEVGRDGYLQKVSTQLLGQGDSTDVILMLNNYIGQFGEGGQFEPLDSYMKENNFNLDHVIPAVAESVTYKEQVFAMPLDTSTHFLFYRKDLIPNPPETWEEYREVAKKFTQSQNPDSPTEFGTTFQGKRGETQPKEWYQYFWAMGGEILDKDNKPTLNSDSGVEALTYVVDNFRKEKIVPPDATTYEFPEVLSAFQNEKVAMAVEWNTAYPQLADANTSPKVSDKFAIADVPGGKPFIHTWTLAINSNSKMKDAAYKFISWVSSPAGAKKYALAGGFPPIPEVLEDPEVIKLRPEFPDLQRTLMKAKAEPSLPEWPRLHEFITDAISKALAGEKSPKEALDEANDSIYDLLESRGYYK, from the coding sequence ATGAAGAAAAAACTTATAGCTCTTATCCTAGTATTGGTGCTAATCGTAACAGCCTGCGCTCCTGGTACAAGTCAAAATCAATCCACCAGTGGAAGTGGTTCTGGAGACAGCAAAGAAGATGTAAAAGAAATAAACGTCATTGCACGCTCAGGAACTTATTACAATAACCTTTCAAAGGTTGCTCCTGAATTTGAGAAAGAAACAGGAATAAAAGTAAATCTTCAGGAAGTTGGGCGTGATGGCTATTTGCAAAAGGTTTCTACCCAATTGCTAGGTCAAGGAGATAGCACAGATGTTATCCTCATGTTGAATAACTATATTGGCCAATTTGGGGAAGGCGGCCAATTTGAGCCTCTTGACTCATATATGAAAGAGAACAATTTCAATTTGGATCACGTTATACCTGCTGTTGCCGAATCTGTAACATACAAGGAACAAGTTTTTGCCATGCCTCTAGATACAAGTACTCACTTTCTATTTTATAGAAAAGATTTAATTCCAAATCCTCCTGAAACGTGGGAAGAGTATAGAGAAGTAGCGAAGAAGTTTACGCAAAGCCAAAATCCTGATTCACCAACAGAGTTTGGTACGACCTTCCAAGGAAAGCGTGGAGAAACTCAGCCAAAAGAATGGTATCAATATTTCTGGGCAATGGGTGGGGAAATCCTGGATAAGGATAATAAACCTACTTTAAATAGCGATAGTGGAGTAGAAGCATTAACATACGTCGTAGATAATTTTAGGAAGGAAAAAATTGTTCCTCCAGACGCTACTACTTATGAGTTTCCTGAAGTATTGTCTGCATTCCAAAATGAAAAAGTGGCAATGGCCGTAGAATGGAATACAGCATACCCACAATTAGCAGATGCCAATACGTCACCGAAGGTTTCTGACAAGTTTGCGATTGCCGATGTACCAGGTGGAAAGCCATTCATCCATACCTGGACTCTTGCGATCAATTCTAATTCAAAAATGAAAGATGCAGCATATAAATTTATTTCATGGGTTTCAAGTCCTGCTGGAGCAAAAAAATATGCTCTTGCTGGTGGCTTCCCTCCAATACCAGAAGTATTGGAAGATCCTGAAGTCATTAAATTACGTCCTGAGTTTCCGGACTTGCAGAGAACTCTAATGAAGGCAAAAGCTGAGCCATCTCTCCCAGAATGGCCACGGCTTCATGAATTTATTACGGATGCAATTTCAAAAGCGCTTGCTGGGGAGAAATCGCCTAAAGAAGCTTTGGATGAAGCAAATGACAGTATCTATGATCTTTTGGAATCGAGAGGATATTACAAATAA
- a CDS encoding carbohydrate ABC transporter permease: MYKNKWAYTYVIVCLLGFLFPIFWVIFTSIKTTTQAFQIPPVWFFKPSVENYVQVFETQPFIYYFLNSLIVTVLSTVLSLIIGTLAGYSLARMKMKGQKFVSFTVFFTKMFPPIVLVVPFFALFRQFGGTDTLFALTLSYVAFNLPFVTWLMWGFLKELPESLEEAALIDGTSRFGAMWRIMLPLAKPGLAVSAIFAAMNSWNEFLFALSLTGQHAKTLPVMAANFVTQDAILWGPVTATGTMLMIPMFVFTLLVQKHLVKGLAMGAVK, from the coding sequence ATGTATAAAAATAAGTGGGCATATACATATGTAATTGTATGTTTACTGGGATTTTTATTTCCAATTTTTTGGGTGATATTCACATCTATTAAGACTACAACACAAGCATTTCAGATTCCGCCAGTTTGGTTCTTCAAGCCAAGTGTAGAAAACTACGTACAAGTATTTGAAACACAACCTTTTATTTATTACTTTTTAAACTCATTGATTGTCACAGTTTTATCGACTGTCTTATCTCTTATTATAGGAACGCTAGCTGGATATAGCTTAGCTCGTATGAAAATGAAGGGTCAGAAATTTGTCAGTTTTACCGTTTTCTTCACGAAAATGTTTCCGCCTATCGTTTTAGTCGTTCCTTTTTTTGCACTATTCCGCCAATTCGGAGGCACTGATACATTATTTGCATTGACGTTATCCTATGTAGCATTTAACTTACCTTTTGTTACATGGCTAATGTGGGGATTTTTAAAAGAACTGCCTGAGAGTTTGGAAGAGGCAGCTCTTATAGATGGAACTTCTAGATTCGGCGCTATGTGGAGAATAATGTTACCGCTTGCAAAACCAGGGTTGGCTGTATCTGCTATATTTGCAGCCATGAATTCATGGAATGAGTTTTTATTCGCTTTAAGTTTGACAGGCCAACATGCAAAGACTTTGCCTGTAATGGCAGCAAATTTTGTAACACAGGATGCCATTCTCTGGGGACCTGTTACTGCAACTGGGACAATGCTAATGATTCCGATGTTTGTTTTCACACTGCTTGTACAAAAGCACTTAGTTAAAGGGCTTGCAATGGGTGCTGTGAAATAA
- a CDS encoding sugar ABC transporter permease translates to MQIKYEVPSTINEPKRRSFLSWVDSKIQIILLLPAIFLMMVVFLYPILYTIYLSLHDWTFLTLKNPPFVGMQNILNVFQDAGFYKSMLLTGIYVGAGVLIQFILGLTLALAVNRITVGHGLFTTLLVFPMMVTPVVVGLIWKFIMDYNFGILNYALTLIGLEKVSMLTSSTLALPSTIMVDVWQWTGFMFIIFLAGIKSLPDEPFEAAQMDGASVWQTLWNVTIPLLKPVIIVALVMRIAGSIKVFDQIFVLTGGGPGTSTETVSILLHRKAFADFNFGYASAVAIVLTIIVGILCWFAIRALYSEK, encoded by the coding sequence ATGCAAATCAAATATGAAGTTCCATCCACAATTAATGAACCAAAAAGGAGAAGCTTTCTTTCGTGGGTGGATAGTAAAATTCAAATTATTTTATTACTCCCAGCGATATTTTTAATGATGGTCGTATTCCTGTATCCAATTTTATACACCATTTACCTGAGCCTTCATGACTGGACATTTCTAACACTAAAGAACCCCCCATTTGTGGGAATGCAAAATATATTAAATGTGTTTCAGGATGCTGGATTTTACAAATCCATGTTATTGACCGGGATTTATGTAGGAGCTGGTGTATTGATCCAGTTTATATTGGGTTTAACGCTGGCCTTAGCGGTAAATCGAATAACCGTAGGTCATGGGCTATTTACTACATTGCTTGTATTTCCGATGATGGTCACGCCAGTTGTGGTTGGTTTGATATGGAAGTTCATTATGGATTATAACTTTGGAATATTAAACTATGCATTGACATTAATCGGCTTGGAAAAAGTCTCAATGTTAACCAGCAGTACTCTTGCACTTCCATCCACCATCATGGTAGATGTGTGGCAATGGACTGGATTTATGTTCATCATCTTCTTGGCGGGGATTAAATCTTTACCAGATGAACCATTCGAGGCTGCCCAAATGGATGGGGCAAGTGTATGGCAAACCTTGTGGAATGTTACCATTCCGTTGTTAAAGCCAGTAATTATTGTTGCACTAGTCATGAGAATTGCAGGATCTATTAAGGTATTTGACCAGATTTTTGTCTTAACCGGAGGCGGCCCTGGAACGTCAACTGAAACGGTTTCGATTTTGTTACATAGAAAAGCATTTGCGGATTTTAATTTCGGTTATGCTTCTGCAGTAGCGATTGTTTTAACCATCATTGTTGGAATACTCTGCTGGTTTGCAATCCGTGCTCTTTATTCAGAAAAGTGA
- the eda gene encoding bifunctional 4-hydroxy-2-oxoglutarate aldolase/2-dehydro-3-deoxy-phosphogluconate aldolase: MNLTNEIQENGIVAVIRGALPSNIVAIANALKNGGVKTLEITVETPRVLDLIDKVCSELQDEVIVGAGTVLDPETARSAIMAGAKFIFSPTVNIETIKLTKRYGAVSIPGAFTPTEILTAYENGADFVKVFPANVFGPHYIKDIHGPLPHIPLIVTGGLDISNVGLYIKAGAVAAGIGSSLVNTKKQITEDYLLELERKATDFVTVVKEARQTTSKL, encoded by the coding sequence ATTAATTTAACCAATGAGATTCAAGAAAATGGCATTGTTGCGGTTATCCGTGGAGCTCTTCCTTCTAACATTGTAGCCATTGCGAATGCACTTAAAAATGGAGGTGTAAAGACTTTAGAAATCACCGTTGAAACTCCAAGGGTGCTGGATTTAATTGATAAAGTATGCTCGGAACTACAAGACGAAGTCATTGTCGGTGCAGGAACAGTCCTTGATCCGGAGACAGCAAGAAGTGCGATTATGGCAGGAGCAAAATTTATTTTCTCGCCTACCGTAAATATCGAAACAATTAAACTAACAAAAAGATATGGTGCCGTCAGCATACCGGGTGCATTTACACCAACCGAAATCCTTACTGCATATGAAAACGGAGCTGATTTTGTAAAGGTATTCCCGGCTAATGTCTTTGGTCCACATTATATTAAAGATATTCATGGTCCATTACCTCATATTCCATTAATTGTGACTGGAGGGCTTGATATATCAAATGTCGGTTTGTACATTAAAGCGGGTGCAGTTGCCGCAGGAATAGGAAGTTCTTTGGTCAATACTAAAAAACAAATAACCGAGGATTATTTATTGGAGCTTGAAAGGAAAGCTACTGATTTTGTTACGGTAGTAAAAGAAGCAAGGCAAACGACTAGTAAATTATGA
- the hxlB gene encoding 6-phospho-3-hexuloisomerase encodes MKTIIRTIGEEITSILLKVDEEEAVKVSNQLKRAKRIFVHGEGRSGLMGKAFAMRLMHGGYTVYVVGETITPSISEGDLLILISGSGSTSSIHELAVRARDLGAIVTLVTTNRDSKIASVSHHLLVIPAATKHRRSIQPGTIQPLGNQFDQSVHLLLDGIIIHSLKKNQKRNNEMLNRHANLE; translated from the coding sequence ATGAAGACCATTATTCGAACAATAGGTGAAGAAATCACTTCGATTCTTTTAAAAGTAGACGAAGAGGAAGCAGTAAAGGTATCCAACCAACTTAAAAGGGCAAAACGAATTTTTGTTCATGGTGAAGGTCGCTCAGGCTTGATGGGAAAGGCTTTTGCGATGAGACTCATGCACGGAGGCTATACAGTATATGTAGTAGGTGAAACGATTACACCGAGTATAAGCGAAGGAGACTTGTTAATTTTAATTTCAGGCTCAGGCTCTACTAGCAGTATTCACGAGCTTGCAGTTAGGGCAAGGGATCTTGGTGCAATAGTGACTCTAGTAACAACGAACCGCGATTCAAAAATTGCAAGTGTCAGTCATCATTTACTCGTTATTCCAGCTGCCACTAAGCACCGGCGATCTATACAGCCAGGAACAATCCAGCCTCTTGGAAATCAGTTTGACCAGAGTGTCCATCTTTTGCTTGACGGAATTATCATACATAGCCTGAAAAAGAACCAAAAAAGGAACAACGAGATGCTGAATAGACATGCAAATCTTGAGTAG
- the hxlA gene encoding 3-hexulose-6-phosphate synthase has protein sequence MYLQLALDRLTREECFQIVKETESSIDLIEIGTGVIKEYGLAIVRDMKERYSHKTIVADMKTCDAGKHETQQAFKSGADISTVMAFSNDQTIMDSLEVAKYYDKRIMIDLLGVSDCKRIDRLIELGVDLFCLHHGKDLQKQKVLDYESFATSDFIEGIQVSVAGGITIENLSKILEKNPDIIIVGSSITMASDRGKVARYFKEKISK, from the coding sequence ATGTATTTGCAGCTTGCACTCGATAGGTTGACGCGAGAAGAATGTTTTCAAATTGTAAAAGAAACAGAGAGTTCAATCGATTTGATCGAGATTGGTACTGGAGTAATTAAAGAGTATGGACTGGCTATTGTAAGGGATATGAAGGAAAGATATTCCCATAAAACCATCGTAGCGGACATGAAAACATGTGATGCAGGAAAGCATGAAACCCAGCAAGCTTTTAAATCTGGAGCGGATATATCAACTGTGATGGCATTTTCTAATGATCAAACGATAATGGATTCACTTGAGGTAGCAAAGTATTACGATAAAAGAATCATGATTGATTTACTAGGTGTTTCTGATTGTAAACGGATTGATAGGCTGATTGAATTGGGTGTCGACCTTTTTTGTCTCCACCATGGGAAGGATTTGCAGAAACAGAAAGTATTAGATTATGAATCATTTGCAACTTCCGATTTTATAGAAGGTATTCAAGTATCTGTTGCAGGGGGAATTACGATCGAAAATCTCTCTAAAATTCTCGAAAAAAACCCGGATATCATTATTGTAGGAAGCAGCATAACGATGGCATCTGATCGAGGCAAAGTTGCAAGGTATTTTAAGGAGAAGATTTCTAAATGA
- a CDS encoding sugar kinase — translation MAEILTIGDAMVTMNPASKGPMRFVETFNRKVGGAELNFAIGCARLGLKTGWISRLGNDEFGRHIQNFVRGEGIDISEVKLIDGYQTSVNFKEIMEDGSGRTFYYRANSPTSTLTPHDLDEDLFKKVKLLHVTGVFPAVSEQNFEIIMKAVELAKKQNVLISFDPNIRLKLWSKEQAKMKLAQLLPYVDIILTGEDEAEILLGVKEPKLIIEACMKYGISHIAIKRGEKGSIGYHNGRYIEAPAIHSRKVVDTVGAGDGFDAGFVYGVINNWPLEKMLEFANTIGSMVVSVSGDNEGLPYIEDVLIQMGEREFIER, via the coding sequence ATGGCAGAAATTTTAACAATAGGGGACGCAATGGTTACCATGAACCCAGCTTCAAAGGGGCCAATGCGGTTTGTAGAAACCTTTAATAGGAAAGTTGGTGGAGCAGAGCTTAACTTTGCTATTGGATGTGCACGATTAGGATTAAAAACCGGCTGGATTAGTCGTCTGGGAAACGATGAGTTTGGCCGTCATATTCAAAATTTTGTCCGTGGTGAGGGAATTGACATATCAGAGGTTAAGCTGATTGATGGGTATCAGACATCTGTAAATTTTAAAGAAATCATGGAAGATGGTAGTGGACGAACTTTTTATTATCGAGCTAATTCACCTACTTCAACATTGACGCCCCATGATTTGGATGAAGATTTATTCAAGAAAGTAAAATTACTTCATGTGACCGGAGTCTTTCCCGCGGTGAGTGAGCAGAATTTTGAGATTATCATGAAAGCGGTTGAATTGGCAAAAAAACAAAACGTCCTTATCTCCTTTGATCCGAATATTCGTCTGAAACTCTGGAGTAAGGAGCAAGCAAAAATGAAATTAGCTCAATTATTGCCATACGTCGATATTATCTTAACAGGAGAAGATGAAGCAGAGATTCTATTAGGTGTAAAAGAACCGAAGCTGATTATCGAAGCTTGTATGAAATATGGTATTTCGCATATTGCCATAAAAAGAGGAGAAAAAGGGTCAATTGGCTATCATAATGGACGTTATATTGAAGCCCCCGCTATCCACTCCAGAAAAGTTGTGGATACCGTTGGCGCTGGAGACGGTTTTGATGCAGGGTTTGTATATGGTGTAATCAACAACTGGCCGCTTGAAAAAATGTTAGAATTTGCAAATACGATTGGTTCCATGGTCGTATCTGTATCGGGGGACAATGAAGGTCTTCCATATATCGAGGATGTTCTCATCCAAATGGGAGAAAGAGAATTTATTGAAAGATAG
- a CDS encoding substrate-binding domain-containing protein, whose amino-acid sequence MKRVTIADVAKHANVSKSTVSQFLNMRFDYMGEVTKDRIEQAVSQLGYRPNIIARSLKQKKTFTIGVIVGNILLSFSTQVIRAIEDVCRENDYHVIVCNADDNHETEKKYFEMLIAKQVDGLIVFPTAKNIELYRSILKERFPVVFMDRLVPDIPVDTIMLNNHAASEKAVQHFIEKGYDRIAIVTNSLVRHITSRTERIEGYKKAIEDAGIPIREEYILALEVDQIKDGLKEMLSLPKPPEAILAGNDFVLMEILYYFKEQKLLIPDDFALIGIDDVSFVNFHSPPITTIKQPSFDMGKKAAELLLTKIESSDIEKEPQTYRFEPELIIRESC is encoded by the coding sequence ATGAAAAGGGTTACGATCGCCGATGTTGCTAAACATGCGAATGTATCAAAGAGTACAGTTTCGCAATTTTTAAACATGCGTTTTGACTATATGGGAGAGGTAACTAAGGACAGAATTGAACAGGCTGTAAGCCAACTTGGGTATCGTCCAAATATAATTGCAAGAAGTTTAAAACAGAAAAAAACCTTCACTATTGGCGTCATTGTAGGGAATATTTTGCTCTCATTTTCAACCCAAGTCATTCGAGCAATCGAGGATGTGTGCCGTGAAAATGATTATCATGTTATTGTTTGCAATGCAGATGATAATCATGAGACAGAAAAAAAGTATTTTGAGATGTTAATAGCAAAACAGGTGGATGGTCTTATTGTGTTCCCTACAGCGAAGAATATAGAACTTTATAGATCTATTTTGAAAGAACGGTTTCCTGTTGTATTTATGGATCGCCTTGTACCCGATATACCTGTCGATACTATAATGTTAAATAATCATGCTGCCTCAGAAAAAGCAGTTCAACACTTTATCGAGAAAGGGTATGACCGAATCGCTATTGTTACAAATTCATTGGTTCGACATATCACGTCAAGAACTGAGCGTATTGAAGGGTATAAAAAGGCAATTGAGGATGCTGGTATTCCAATAAGAGAAGAATACATTTTAGCTTTGGAGGTAGACCAAATTAAAGATGGGCTTAAAGAGATGCTTTCTCTTCCCAAACCTCCAGAAGCAATACTAGCTGGTAATGACTTCGTATTAATGGAAATTCTATATTATTTCAAAGAGCAAAAACTTTTAATTCCGGATGATTTTGCTTTGATCGGGATAGATGATGTAAGTTTCGTGAACTTTCACAGTCCCCCGATAACAACCATTAAACAGCCTTCTTTTGATATGGGGAAGAAAGCGGCAGAACTTTTATTAACAAAAATTGAAAGCAGTGACATTGAAAAAGAACCACAAACATATCGCTTTGAGCCTGAATTGATTATTCGTGAATCATGCTAG
- a CDS encoding response regulator transcription factor, translating to MMKVIIVDDEKAMHLILTRMLAKLDGVEVMCCFQETATAFSFLTEHKVDLLFVDINMRGENGLDFSRRVRESGCASKIVFVTSYKEYALAAFDVFAFDYIIKPISEERLRMTVQRAYGEIVDGVEGNRECGSEFGPLIDPLTRREIEILQLISNGLNNKEIASHLKLKEGTIKNHIVNIFSKLQVRNRIQAITAGKSIGVIK from the coding sequence ATGATGAAGGTAATCATTGTTGATGATGAAAAGGCCATGCATTTGATTCTGACACGGATGCTCGCGAAGCTTGATGGTGTCGAGGTGATGTGCTGCTTCCAAGAAACAGCAACGGCCTTTTCTTTTCTGACGGAACATAAGGTTGACTTACTCTTCGTTGATATTAATATGCGAGGAGAAAATGGCCTTGATTTTTCGAGGCGGGTCAGGGAGAGTGGCTGCGCAAGTAAGATTGTGTTTGTGACCTCCTATAAGGAATATGCATTGGCTGCGTTTGATGTTTTTGCGTTTGATTACATCATTAAGCCAATTTCGGAAGAGCGATTGCGGATGACTGTTCAACGTGCATATGGTGAGATTGTCGATGGCGTAGAGGGGAATCGCGAATGTGGAAGTGAATTTGGACCATTGATTGACCCATTGACCAGAAGAGAGATTGAAATCCTGCAATTAATCAGTAACGGGTTGAATAATAAAGAAATAGCCTCCCACCTCAAGCTAAAAGAAGGAACCATCAAAAATCATATTGTTAATATCTTTAGTAAATTGCAGGTTCGGAATCGAATTCAAGCTATTACTGCTGGGAAGAGTATAGGGGTTATTAAATGA
- a CDS encoding histidine kinase N-terminal 7TM domain-containing protein: MANNIYISVLLLVTTCGSLFIAFLAWRKRENPISISLFFGMIASSFYSFGYAFEISSSDLESIQFWLKVEYIGISFGPFIWFAMVLYYTNHKRFLRKWELALLAFTPLTTFIMYYTNEWHQLFYTSMSIDTSTGSPHATMEVGPFYLLHVAYSYLLFMIGMWLLIQMYRKSALHMKKQIAFMMIGSAAPFGITLLYLTGLLPSPIDFSPFGFLFSGIFYTWGIYQYNMLNLVPVASQKVFESMKDAVIVFDLDDRVISFNRASVEIFPILHAKKAMGMPGDHLFKDDPDLLERLVVDSVPEGRVKMVCGTRTAYYHVQVSQVSNRKRTLIGKMILLSDVTESVLAEKTLRINERQLRELNTFKDKMFTVVAHDIRDPLAILINLMDLLRDEMKVCGVKHEEVVEAMDQQLENTYTLVESLLDWFRSQRGGMVFNPIVGNLSEIVQKQIRLLQVHYDRKRIQLLSKVPMETLVYADMEMLNVIIRNLLTNAIKFTEDGGRIEVTAVKKGDTVTVSVSDTGIGIAPEQVSHLLMEEFPTPVTGTSGERGLGLGLTLCREFIRINGGDIWFKPGVKQGSVFSFSLPRNHLELGEGNG, encoded by the coding sequence ATGGCCAATAACATTTATATATCCGTGCTCCTACTTGTTACCACCTGTGGATCTTTATTTATCGCGTTCCTTGCATGGCGGAAAAGGGAGAATCCGATATCAATTAGTCTCTTCTTTGGTATGATTGCTAGTTCCTTTTACTCATTTGGGTACGCGTTTGAGATTAGTAGTTCCGATTTGGAGAGTATTCAATTTTGGCTAAAGGTTGAATATATCGGGATTTCATTCGGTCCGTTTATTTGGTTCGCGATGGTGCTGTACTATACCAACCATAAGAGGTTTCTTCGTAAGTGGGAATTAGCGTTGTTAGCCTTTACTCCTCTTACTACGTTTATTATGTATTATACGAATGAGTGGCATCAGCTTTTTTACACCAGCATGAGTATTGACACCTCCACAGGCTCCCCCCATGCCACGATGGAAGTGGGGCCTTTTTACCTACTTCATGTTGCTTATTCCTATCTCCTATTCATGATTGGGATGTGGCTGCTGATTCAGATGTATAGGAAATCTGCTCTACATATGAAAAAGCAAATTGCTTTCATGATGATTGGCTCAGCCGCACCTTTTGGAATAACCCTGCTTTATTTAACTGGCCTTCTTCCTTCACCGATTGATTTTTCTCCATTTGGCTTCTTGTTCTCAGGGATCTTTTATACATGGGGGATTTATCAATATAACATGCTAAACCTTGTCCCAGTGGCATCGCAAAAGGTATTTGAATCGATGAAGGATGCGGTTATTGTCTTTGATTTAGATGATCGGGTCATAAGCTTTAACCGTGCTTCAGTGGAAATATTTCCGATCTTACATGCGAAAAAAGCCATGGGGATGCCAGGTGATCACCTATTTAAGGATGATCCTGATTTGCTCGAGAGGCTGGTCGTTGATTCCGTTCCTGAAGGCAGAGTAAAGATGGTCTGTGGGACAAGGACTGCTTATTATCATGTTCAGGTGTCCCAGGTTTCGAATCGAAAAAGAACGCTGATTGGAAAAATGATTTTATTAAGTGATGTAACGGAATCGGTTCTCGCAGAAAAGACGCTGCGGATCAATGAAAGGCAATTGAGAGAGTTGAACACTTTTAAAGATAAGATGTTTACGGTTGTGGCACATGATATCCGTGATCCTCTTGCCATACTGATCAATTTGATGGATTTGCTGCGAGATGAAATGAAGGTCTGCGGTGTGAAGCATGAGGAAGTGGTCGAGGCGATGGACCAACAGCTTGAAAATACGTATACCCTTGTCGAAAGTTTGCTTGATTGGTTTCGGTCACAGAGGGGTGGAATGGTGTTTAACCCGATTGTTGGAAATCTATCTGAAATCGTTCAGAAGCAAATTCGCTTGTTACAGGTTCATTATGATCGAAAAAGAATTCAGCTCCTATCCAAGGTGCCGATGGAAACGCTTGTGTATGCGGATATGGAAATGTTGAATGTCATCATTCGAAATCTGCTTACGAATGCGATTAAATTTACCGAGGATGGCGGGCGCATTGAAGTAACAGCCGTGAAAAAGGGGGATACCGTTACTGTTTCTGTCAGTGACACCGGGATCGGTATTGCACCTGAGCAGGTTAGTCATTTATTAATGGAGGAGTTTCCGACACCTGTTACGGGGACGTCAGGGGAACGAGGGCTTGGTCTGGGACTTACACTGTGCAGAGAATTTATTCGAATCAATGGTGGGGATATATGGTTCAAACCTGGTGTTAAGCAGGGGAGTGTCTTTTCTTTCTCGCTGCCAAGAAATCATCTGGAGTTAGGAGAGGGTAATGGATGA
- the sinI gene encoding DNA-binding anti-repressor SinI — METNIQNQWEELLREARDMGLSIDSVREFFEQMKKNNQVTRE; from the coding sequence ATGGAAACCAACATACAAAATCAATGGGAGGAATTACTCCGAGAAGCTAGGGATATGGGTTTATCTATCGATTCCGTTCGGGAATTCTTTGAGCAAATGAAAAAGAATAACCAGGTTACTAGAGAGTAA
- a CDS encoding class I SAM-dependent methyltransferase: MTFYRSLTPFYDEIFPTNVKALNFLRSNFKQGGLLLDVGAGTGNMALYLAEEGFNVIATEPEKTMAQQIREKATNPSIQVYTKTMQQIEEFEETFDGIYCIGNTLVHLNNVEEINEFLQQVYRKLTDDGLFICQIVNFDKVLSQQDFSFPVIQKETFEFKRQYDLKGDKVAFTTTLTSAGQSFSNTTTLYPATSKQLLPILKNCGFQTIETYGNFEKIPFSVNSPAFILVAKK, translated from the coding sequence TTGACCTTTTATCGTTCATTAACACCTTTTTATGATGAGATTTTTCCTACTAATGTAAAAGCTCTGAATTTTTTAAGATCCAACTTTAAACAGGGAGGATTATTGCTCGACGTGGGTGCAGGTACAGGTAATATGGCACTCTATTTGGCAGAGGAAGGATTTAACGTGATCGCCACGGAACCAGAGAAAACAATGGCTCAGCAAATTCGTGAAAAAGCAACCAACCCTTCCATCCAGGTATATACTAAAACCATGCAGCAAATAGAAGAATTTGAAGAAACCTTTGACGGTATATATTGCATTGGAAACACGCTCGTTCACCTAAACAATGTAGAGGAAATCAACGAATTCCTTCAGCAAGTATACAGAAAGTTAACAGACGATGGCTTATTCATTTGCCAAATTGTCAACTTTGATAAAGTATTGTCTCAGCAGGATTTTTCATTCCCTGTCATTCAAAAGGAAACCTTTGAATTTAAACGCCAGTATGACTTAAAGGGTGATAAGGTTGCATTCACAACTACACTAACATCCGCTGGGCAATCCTTTTCTAATACAACTACTTTATATCCTGCCACATCCAAACAATTACTGCCTATTCTAAAAAATTGCGGGTTTCAAACTATCGAAACATACGGAAACTTTGAAAAGATCCCTTTTTCAGTAAACTCACCAGCATTCATTTTAGTTGCCAAAAAATGA